The following proteins come from a genomic window of Malus domestica chromosome 02, GDT2T_hap1:
- the LOC103416217 gene encoding pathogen-associated molecular patterns-induced protein A70-like, which yields MTASLTILYIRLCHPTHQNPTVLHFHLPYNNKNNSLSLSLSLSLSLSLEAHRSEKQLRNCNMADPSLSLAMWAWMLSWFTPSSLFILLNLMIGIIVLSSRYETHKKPEHQQQLQQQEEQPGLFSSPQLERTPSLLDRVRSINFSHYKFEQPNPETHYTPPQHADLDNSTGSNRTPSPLLERTPSLLDRFRSINFSHYQFEQSTSPEVQSGESAAQHPGSSQTDRNSPVGLARTPSLLERLKSMDFPFYRPAHADPENKIHEPEASEHEAHDPSSSEENLVHRNKSNSGNGARVNQHEKIKKSASENSRLRGGVEGNNNETDIRPATPRVKKTRSFGGHEAVDAKANDFINKFKQQLRQQRVQAAAETAEARIN from the coding sequence ATGACGGCATCTCTCACCATTTTATATATCCGTTTGTGTCATCCTACTCACCAAAACCCCACGGTACTCCATTTTCATCTgccatacaacaacaaaaataactccctctctctctctctctctctctctctctctctctctctagaagctCACAGGAGTGAGAAGCAGCTGAGAAACTGCAACATGGCGGACCCGTCGTTGTCTTTGGCCATGTGGGCATGGATGCTCAGCTGGTTCACGCCCTCCTCGCTCTTCATCCTCCTCAACCTCATGATCGGCATCATAGTCCTCAGCTCCCGCTATGAGACCCACAAAAAACCTGAGCACCAACAACAACTGCAGCAGCAAGAAGAGCAACCCGGCCTGTTCAGCTCGCCTCAACTCGAACGAACCCCCTCACTCTTGGACCGGGTCCGGTCGATAAACTTCTCCCACTACAAATTCGAGCAACCGAATCCTGAAACCCATTACACGCCGCCACAACATGCAGATTTAGATAATTCGACCGGATCAAACCGGACTCCCTCACCCCTACTCGAACGAACTCCCTCGCTATTGGACCGGTTTCGGTCCATCAACTTTTCCCACTACCAATTTGAACAATCCACCAGCCCAGAAGTCCAATCCGGCGAATCAGCAGCACAACATCCTGGTTCGAGTCAGACAGACCGCAATAGTCCGGTCGGGTTAGCTAGGACACCCTCGCTCTTGGAGCGGCTCAAGTCGATGGATTTCCCATTCTACCGGCCCGCACATGCGGACCCAGAGAATAAAATTCATGAACCGGAAGCGTCCGAACATGAGGCCCACGATCCAAGTTCGAGTGAAGAAAACTTGGTTCATCGGAATAAGTCGAACTCGGGTAATGGCGCTCGGGTAAACCAGCATGAGAAGATAAAAAAGTCGGCCAGCGAGAACTCGCGGCTCCGAGGAGGGGTTGAAGGAAACAACAACGAAACGGACATTAGGCCAGCGACGCCGAGGGTGAAGAAAACGAGATCGTTTGGAGGACACGAAGCAGTTGACGCGAAAGCTAACGATTTCATAAACAAGTTTAAGCAGCAGCTGAGACAGCAAAGAGTTCAAGCAGCAGCTGAGACTGCAGAGGCTCGaatcaattaa
- the LOC114822664 gene encoding uncharacterized protein encodes MDKSWLTIPRNFEAYTAGINLFLDQAVANGVGPDKFRCPCKRCCNRYTFVRNTIIEHLILYDMDKDYKNACWRRHGEQNIGEQNVAIGEEETGDEVIGMHDFLNDVFVQPLTEEGVGPSTEPSIGEGRPEEVETFFRLLEEADQDLWPGCKEFKKLEAVVRLYQIKCLAGMPDDIFTTLLELIKRMLPEGDCLPESCYKAKKLINDLGLTYVKIDACPNDCMIYWKDTSDLTVCSVCGESRYKVTNAADRSRKKIAAKVMWYFPLKPRLQRFFMSKHTAEHMRWHAIECPKDEFMRHPSDSPAWKHLDNLYPDFASEIRNVRLGLASDGFNPFGKMRNDHSTWPVVLSVYNLPPWMCMKQPNLLLSILIPGPRSPGKEIDVYMRPLIDELNELWEVGTPTYDAYSNQSFMMKAAVLWTISDFPAYGMLSGWSTHGYKACPHCMHDKESIYLPASRKICYMGHRRFLEDNHRFRRQTTAFNGRREHRSAPRQWTGLQCLEELCTLRFTFGKPKKNASVGQRRKRTSSSTSGNSQWKKKSIFYELPYWRHLLIRHNLDVMHIEKNICDSLVGTLLGIEKSKDGLVARADLEVLNIRRSQHPRREGNRTFLPPALFTLKREEKTAFCNVLSTIRVPDGYSSNLSRCVHVNERKIHGLKSHDCHVLMQQLLPLAIRSVLPKAVTMILLELSAIFRQLCSKKESEEGFKELSSRIALTLCQLEKIFPPAFFDIMVHLPVHLADEAALAGPVPYRLMYPIERYLQTLKRNVCNKGRPEGSMAEANLMDECLSFCSMYLRGVESRRNRRGRNEDGIGRGVSGEHVELDLNTLDQCHRYILNNCDEVNLFRSQHEEFLKTKHRRERLTMRQIKELSKKEFPEWFKQHMNSSYHANDTLISEDLHWLANYPSRVVSRYKSHIVHGFRFRIKSVDDKHKNQNCGVFVPANVPGAIGQVNCYGRVVDMFEVKYCGPTEAEDRGRAVMLFKCEWVNSESPRGMKTDQYGFTMVNFNQLGFKEDPFILASQALQAFYVDDTIEKDWHVVVRTQPRDLFDVLEDSDAIDDYAISNLDDRILDNENFHTRVGVEETPFLELLALPTEFVNHANVDDELTDDEGE; translated from the exons ATGGACAAGAGTTGGTTGACGATACCTCGAAATTTTGAAGCGTATACAGctggaattaatttgtttttggatcaagCAGTTGCAAATGGTGTTGGTCCTGATAAGTTTAGATGTCCTTGCAAAAGATGTTGTAATCGATATACTTTTGTTAGGAACACTATTATTGAACATCTCATattgtatgatatggataaagatTATAAAAATGCTTGCTGGCGACGTCATGGCGAGCAAAACATTGGAGAGCAAAATGTGGcaattggagaagaagaaacaggagATGAGGTGATTGGTATGCATGACTTTCTTAATGATGTATTTGTCCAACCATTAACAGAAGAAGGTGTTGGGCCGTCTACTGAACCGTCTATTGGGGAAGGGCgtccagaagaggtggagacttTTTTTAGGTTGCTTGAAGAAGCAGATCAAGATTTGTGGCCAGGGTGTAAGGAGTTTAAGAAATTAGAAGCAGTTGTAAGGCTGTATCAGATCAAGTGTTTAGCGGGAATGCCAGACGACATCTTCACAACTTTACTGGAGTTAATTAAAAGAATGTTGCCTGAAGGGGATTGTTTGCCTGAATCATGTTATAAGgcaaaaaaacttataaatgaCTTGGGTCTTACGTATGTGAAAATTGATGCATGTCCCAATGATTGCATGATCTATTGGAAAGATACTTCGGATTTGACCGTGTGCTCGGTTTGTGGTGAATCAAGATATAAAGTTACCAACGCAGCGGATAGGTCGAGAAAAAAGATCGCAGCTAAGGTTATGtggtattttcctttaaaaccaaGATTGCAACGATTTTTTATGTCGAAGCATACGGCTGAACATATGAGGTGGCATGCAATTGAATGTCCTAAAGATGAGTTTATGAGACATCCTTCAGATTCTCCAGCATGGAAGCATTTGGATAATTTATATCCGGATTTTGCGTCAGAAATTCGAAATGTTCGATTAGGGTTGgccagtgatggatttaatcctTTTGGAAAAATGAGGAATGATCATAGCACATGGCCGGTGGTGCTTTCTGTTTACAATTTGCCGCCTTGGATGTGCATGAAGCAACCAAATTTGTTGTTGTCTATTTTAATACCAGGACCGCGCAGTCCTGGTAAAGAGATTGATGTATACATGCGTCCACTGATTGACGAGTTGAATGAGTTGTGGGAGGTGGGCACTCCAACTTATGATGCGTATTCCAACCAAAGTTTTATGATGAAGGCTGCTGTCTTATGGACTATAAGTGATTTTCCGGCTTATGGAATGTTGTCAGGATGGAGTACACATGGCTATAAAGCATGTCCACATTGCATGCATGATAAAGAATCCATTTACTTGCCGGCGAGTCGTAAAATTTGTTATATGGGGCATCGACGGTTTCTTGAAGATAATCATAGGTTTCGAAGGCAAACCACAGCTTTTAATGGTCGTCGTGAGCATCGTAGTGCACCAAGGCAGTGGACTGGTTTACAATGTCTTGAAGAACTTTGTACATTGAGATTTACTtttggaaaaccaaagaaaaatgcTTCAGTCGGGCAACGCAGAAAAAGAACTTCGAGCAGTACAAGTGGTAACAGTCAGTGGAAGAAGAAatctattttttatgaactaccTTATTGGAGGCATCTGTTGATTAGACACAATCTTGATGTTATGCATATCGAGAAGAATATATGTGACAGTCTGGTGGGAACATTGCTAGgtatagaaaagtctaaagatggATTGGTTGCACGTGCAGATCTTGAAGTCTTGAACATAAGACGCAGTCAACACCCACGTAGAGAAGGAAATAGAACATTTCTACCTCCAGCTTTGTTCAcgttgaaaagagaagaaaaaactgcGTTTTGCAATGTGTTGTCTACTATTCGGGTCCCCGATGGATATTCATCAAATTTATCGCGATGTGTGCACGTGAATGAACGAAAAATACATGGGTTGAAAAGTCATGATTGCCATGTTTTAATGCAGCAGTTACTCCCGCTTGCAATACGCTCGGTTTTGCCTAAAGCTGTTACTATGATATTATTAGAGTTGAGTGCAATTTTCAGACAATTGTGTAGTAAGAAGGAGTCTGAGGAAGGATTCAAGGAACTGAGTTCAAGAATTGCCTTGACATTATGTCAACTTGAAAAAATATTTCCTCCTGCATTTTTTGATATAATGGTGCACCTTCCAGTTCACTTGGCAGATGAAGCAGCTCTTGCAGGGCCTGTTCCCTATAGATTGATGTATCCAATTGAACg GTATTTGCAAACGTTGAAGCGCAATGTTTGTAATAAAGGTCGTCCTGAAGGTTCTATGGCTGAAGCAAATTTGATGGATGAGTGCTTGTCCTTCTGTTCCATGTATCTTAGAGGTGTCGAGTCTCGTCGTAACCGTAGAGGCCGAAATGAAGATGGTATTGGACGTGGAGTGTCTG GAGAACATGTAGAGCTCGATCTAAATACTCTTGATCAATGCCATAGATATATTCTAAATAATTGTGATGAAGTGAACCTATTTAGAAG CCAACATGAGGAATTCTTGAAAACTAAACATCGTCGAGAAAGGTTAACTATGCGCCAAATTAAGGAGCTAAGCAAGAAAGAATTTCCAGAATGGTTCAAGCAACAT ATGAATTCAAGCTATCATGCTAATGACACGTTGATATCTGAAGACTTGCATTGGCTAGCTAATTATCCTAGTAGGGTTGTGAGTAGATATAAAAGTCACATTGTTCATGGATTTAGATTTCGTATAAAATCTGTGGATGATAAGCATAAGAATCAAAATTGTGGTGTCTTTGTACCTGCAAATGTTCCTGGAGCAATTGGGCAAGTGAATTGTTATGGCAGAGTTGTTGATATGTTCGAGGTTAAATATTGTGGTCCTACTGAGGCGGAAGATAGGGGTCGAGCTGTGATGTTATTTAAGTGCGAATGGGTTAATAGTGAAAGTCCACGAGGAATGAAGACCGATCAATATGGATTTACTATGGTGAATTTCAATCAATTGGGATTTAAAGAGGATCCTTTCATACTAGCATCACAAGCATTACAAGCATTTTATGTGGatgacacaattgaaaaagattgGCACGTAGTTGTTCGAACTCAGCCGAGGGATTTGTTTGACGTACTAGAGGATAGTGATGCTATTGATGATTATGCCATATCGAATTTGGATGATCGAATTcttgataatgaaaattttcatacAAGGGTTGGCGTGGAAGAGACtccttttcttgaattattAGCGCTGCCTACCGAGTTCGTTAATCATGCCAATGTCGACGATGAGCTAACAGATGATGAAGGAGAATAA
- the LOC139190709 gene encoding uncharacterized protein has product MDSSCDSQRDEELHVEEEEVEAGTSQRRRGPSVPKWTKQLCSFDMSGKCVSDNSSAFSKYVASEVRDHRILPLAKHWRKIKDVDKEAFWNRIKGNIVFEDADIPRLPLIRFMTLKVAEHAHKEYRNKLKKKYYTNRAAEEHPQPPPDVNPTQWGNLLAYWSGDKTKEVAEKNKINRQKKTMNHTTGTKSFARKRQEYRKKHGKEADPVTFFRECHTRKNEAWIDEESERTGATMESNLQTLIQSGQEDNEDLRTQVYVDTMGPERYNRVRGYGHEVTPDMVSYASSSSSTSISSKRSSNSAMALLMTQNNELKLRDENNNKRISDLENKQGQLFAWLFQRFQPQAQPQPPFSPGTQQSGQSQPPPPQQSGQSQPPLAYPYAGYNQQPPYPMYPLPMQPTPYMQQPPMPYMQQPPMPYMQEPPYQVPVYRPEMAAPCPEFPAGGFAEMLAGVGSDVDLSRMLASNIGPQGREGSVPRSGADSVP; this is encoded by the exons ATGGATAGTAGTTGTGATTCTCAACGTGATGAGGAACTTCATGTGGAAGAGGAGGAGGTCGAAGCTG GAACTTCTCAACGGAGGCGAGGACCCTCAGTTCCCAAATGGACGAAACAGCTTTGTTCGTTTGATATGTCTGGAAAATGCGTTAGTGATAACTCTAGTGCATTTTCAAAATATGTGGCATCGGAGGTTAGAGACCACAGAATTCTCCCATTGGCGAAGCATTGGCGTAAGATTAAGGATGTAGATAAGGAAGCTTTTTGGAATAGAATTAAG GGAAATATTGTTTTTGAAGATGCTGATATACCAAGATTGCCTTTGATCCGCTTTATGACGCTTAAGGTTGCTGAGCATGCACATAAGGAGTACagaaataagttaaaaaaaaaatattataccaACAGAGCTGCAGAGGAGCATCCCCAGCCTCCTCCTGATGTGAATCCTACCCAGTGGGGTAATTTGTTGGCATACTGGAGTGGAGATAAAACAAAG gaGGTTGCTGAAAAAAACAAGATTAATCGgcaaaagaaaacaatgaaCCATACTACTGGTACAAAATCTTTTGCAAGAAAGCGGCAAGAATAT CGGAAGAAGCATGGGAAAGAAGCTGATCCTGTAACCTTTTTTCGTGAATGTCATACACGAAAAAATGAAGCTTGGATTGATGAAGAATCGGAGCGTACAGGG GCAACAATGGAGAGCAATCTGCAAACTTTGATTCAGTCGGGGCAAGAGGATAATGAAGATCTTAGGACCCAAGTGTATGTTGACACAATGGGTCCTGAGAGGTATAATAGAGTCAGAGGATACGGTCATGAGGTGACTCCTGATATGGTGTCCTATGCATCTTCTTCGTCTTCTACATCAATTTCCTCCAAGAGGTCATCTAACAGTGCAATGGCATTGctgatgactcaaaataatgagttGAAATTGAGGGACGAAAATAACAATAAACGGATTTCGGACCTAGAGAACAAGCAAGGTCAGTTGTTTGCGTGGCTTTTCCAAAGATTTCAGCCACAAGCACAACCACAACCACCGTTTAGCCCGGGAACCCAACAGTCAGGCCAGAGtcagcctcctcctcctcaacaGTCGGGTCAAAGTCAGCCGCCCCTTGCATATCCTTATGCTGGCTATAATCAGCAACCTCCGTATCCTATGTATCCGCTGCCTATGCAGCCCACGCCATACATGCAGCAGCCGCCTATGCCATACATGCAGCAGCCTCCCATGCCTTACATGCAGGAGCCGCCTTATCAAGTGCCAGTATATCGACCCGAGATGGCTGCGCCTTGTCCTGAATTTCCAGCTGGGGGGTTTGCTGAAATGCTTGCGGGTGTTGGATCTGATGTGGACTTGTCGAGGATGTTGGCATCAAATATAGGACCTCAAGGGCGAGAAGGATCTGTGCCACGTTCAGGCGCAGATTCGGTTCCGTAG
- the LOC114822667 gene encoding uncharacterized protein: protein MSHHRHNNPKRILCRHGAECFFVVYTLLLREAFRNKPGFVPFYVSVNPSSLNLNTVEPLTGVNYRKWKQDLEIVLGVMDWDLALRTEEPPALTDDSTANQKSKYEKWHKSNRIALLIIKRSMTDVVRGGFPDEANAKDFLKSIEAKYRESPKTETGNLMNALTTMRYDGVQSVREYILKMVDVAGKLNALEVPISDTFLVHVIMNSLPESYTQLKVYYNGLREKWDVNELIAICVSEEERMKKERFEKERIESVNLVQSVTRATKSHIPCKLIL from the coding sequence atgaGCCACCATAGACATAATAACCCTAAACGCATCCTTTGTCGACACGGGGCTGAATGTTTCTTTGTAGTCTACACCCTCCTTTTGCGTGAAGCCTTTCGCAACAAGCCTGGCTTTGTGCCTTTCTATGTTTCAGTGAATCCCAGCTCTTTGAATCTCAATACAGTTGAGCCTCTTACTGGTGTCAACTACAGAAAGTGGAAACAAGATCTCGAAATCGTTTTGGGAGTTATGGACTGGGATTTGGCACTGAGAACTGAAGAACCTCCGGCACTCACTGATGACAGCACTGCAAATCAGAAAtccaagtatgaaaaatggCACAAATCCAACAGAATTGCCCTATTGATCATCAAAAGGAGCATGACAGATGTGGTGAGAGGTGGCTTTCCTGATGAAGCAAATGCAAAAGATTTTTTGAAGTCCATTGAGGCAAAGTATAGGGAATCACCAAAAACTGAGACAGGTAATCTCATGAATGCTCTCACTACCATGAGATATGATGGGGTTCAAAGTGTGCGAGAATACATATTGAAAATGGTGGACGTTGCTGGAAAACTCAATGCACTCGAGGTACCAATTTCTGATACTTTTCTGGTACATGTCATTATGAATTCTCTGCCTGAAAGTTATACACAACTCAAAGTTTATTATAATGGTCTACGTGAGAAATGGGATGTGAATGAATTGATAGCTATTTGTGTGAGTGAAGAAGAAAGGATGAAGAAAGAAAGGTTTGAGAAAGAGAGAATTGAGTCTGTGAACCTTGTCCAAAGTGTCACTAGGGCCACTAAATCTCATATACCATGTAAGTTAATTCTTtag
- the LOC103425261 gene encoding translation machinery-associated protein 22-like has product MAGKPQPVRVLYCAVCSLPAEYCEFGPDFEKCKPWLIQNAPDLYPDLVKEANAKETDKVANQLQSTGISSGGGDGAASSAPKEEVKRLPGGKIKKKEKQEVTIEKVTRNKRKSITTVKGLELFGVKLSDASKKLGKKFATGASVVKGPTEKDQIDVQGDIAYDIVEFITDTWPDVPEAAIFFIEDGRKVPAA; this is encoded by the exons ATGGCGGGGAAGCCCCAACCGGTTCGCGTACTGTACTGTGCGGTGTGCAGTTTGCCTGCTGAATACTGTGAATTCGGACCCGATTTCGAGAAATGCAAGCCATGGTTGATCCAAAACGCCCCGGACCTTTACCCGGATCTCGTTAAAG AGGCTAATGCTAAGGAAACTGATAAAGTAGCCAACCAGTTGCAGTCCACTGGTATTTCTTCTGGAGGTGGTGATGGAGCTGCTTCTTCAG CACCTAAAGAAGAAGTCAAGCGTCTCCCAGGCGGGAAGATTAAGAAAAAG GAGAAGCAAGAAGTTACGATTGAAAAAGTCACGCGTAATAAGCGAAAATCTATCACCACTGTGAAGGGGCTGgagctttttg GTGTCAAACTTAGTGATGCTTCAAAGAAATTGGGGAAAAAGTTTGCTACCGGAGCCTCTGTTGTTAAG GGGCCAACTGAGAAGGACCAAATTGATGTTCAAGGAGATATCGCTTATGACATTGTGGAGTTCATTACGGATACTTGGCCTGAC GTCCCAGAAGCTGCAATTTTCTTTATTGAAGATGGCAGAAAGGTCCCAGCTGCTTAA
- the LOC103401941 gene encoding cytokinin dehydrogenase 4-like produces the protein MAENFAVPKYWTTLSLVLGFMMLSATGTSLLLPSLGDIESLLLNDTGSINSTSTDYGHIVYEFAAAVLNPTSPNDIVSLILSANNNSAPVSVAARGQGHSVRGQALTSGGVVINMTALIRNGSRIVVSESPSLGSYADVGGEQRWIDVLRATLERGLTPVSWTDYLYLSVGGTLSNAGISGQTFLYGPQINNVYELDVVTGKGELVTCSSKKVPELFYAVLGGLGQFGIITRARIPLAPAPKRAKWVRMMYSNFSAFSRDQEHLMAPNGFDYLEGFLLMKQGPLDLSFYPLLDQPRIAALINRYGIIYYIEAAKYYDDSTTKTVDKVVEKTIKGLSFVPEFLFEQDVSYIDFLDRVHTEEENLRSLGLWEIAHPWLNIFVPKSRISDIDSGVFRNILLKQNVPTAVSLIYPMNRKRWDGRMSAVIPDEDVFYVVGLLHASGFNDWQAFDEVNRQLLQFCTDAGIRVKQYLPHYKTREDWKNHFGRKWQSFQDMKVRFDPNKILAPGQRIFSAL, from the exons ATGGCTGAGAATTTTGCAGTTCCAAAATACTGGACTACTCTGAGTTTAGTACTAGGGTTTATGATGTTATCCGCAACGGGGACAAGTCTACTCCTACCCTCACTCGGGGATATCGAGAGCTTGCTACTAAACGATACCGGGTCCATCAATTCAACCTCTACTGATTATGGCCATATAGTTTATGAATTCGCAGCTGCAGTTCTTAATCCGACGTCTCCAAATGACATCGTGAGTCTAATCCTATCAGCAAACAACAATTCTGCGCCTGTTAGTGTAGCTGCTAGAGGCCAGGGTCATTCTGTTCGCGGACAGGCCTTGACCTCTGGTGGCGTTGTCATAAACATGACAGCTTTGATCCGTAATGGGTCTAGAATTGTGGTCTCAGAGAGCCCTTCTTTGGGCTCTTATGCTGATGTTGGAGGTGAGCAACGTTGGATCGATGTGTTGCGTGCTACACTCGAGCGTGGTCTTACGCCGGTTTCTTGGACCGACTACCTTTACCTGAGCGTTGGTGGCACGCTCAGTAACGCTGGAATCAGTGGGCAAACGTTTCTGTATGGACCTCAAATCAACAATGTATATGAACTCGATGTTGTAACTG gGAAGGGGGAATTAGTTACTTGCTCCTCAAAAAAGGTACCAGAGCTATTTTATGCTGTTCTCGGAGGCTTGGGCCAATTTGGTATAATAACCAGAGCAAGGATTCCCCTTGCACCGGCTCCGAAGAGG GCTAAATGGGTTCGGATGATGTACAGTAACTTCTCTGCATTTTCAAGAGATCAAGAACATTTAATGGCACCCAATGGATTCGATTATTTAGAAGGTTTTCTTCTAATGAAGCAGGGTCCTCTAGATCTTTCCTTTTACCCATTACTTGATCAACCAAGAATAGCAGCTTTAATAAATCGATACGGCATCATCTACTACATAGAAGCAGCCAAATATTACGATGATAGCACTACAAAAACCGTGGACAAG GTAGTTGAAAAAACGATCAAGGGGTTAAGCTTTGTTCCTGAATTTTTATTCGAGCAAGACGTTTCGTACATAGATTTTCTGGATAGAGTGCACACTGAAGAGGAAAATCTTCGATCACTTGGACTATGGGAAATTGCTCATCCTTGGCTGAATATCTTTGTACCAAAATCACGAATATCGGACATTGATTCAGGTGTTTTCAGGAACATTCTTCTCAAACAAAATGTTCCTACGGCAGTGAGCCTCATTTACCCCATGAACCGAAAAAG GTGGGATGGTAGGATGTCTGCAGTTATTCCAGATGAAGATGTTTTCTATGTTGTAGGGCTCTTGCATGCAAGCGGATTCAATGACTGGCAGGCATTTGATGAAGTAAATAGACAACTACTGCAATTTTGTACGGATGCTGGCATTAGGGTTAAGCAGTACCTTCCCCACTACAAAACACGGGAGGATTGGAAAAACCATTTCGGAAGAAAATGGCAAAGTTTCCAGGACATGAAAGTTAGGTTTGATCCAAACAAGATACTAGCACCAGGACAAAGGATTTTCAGTGCTttgtaa